From one Rhodoferax sp. PAMC 29310 genomic stretch:
- the pheA gene encoding prephenate dehydratase — protein sequence MTNLPSNLPDLADLRVQIDGIDRQLLSLLNQRALVAEQVGEVKKRDGTAFFRPDRVAQVIDKIQTANPGPLKNSHVTAIWREIMSACLALEAPQRVAVLGPVGTFCEQAAVEFFGGAADLIYCANFDEVFHATAAGSAQYGVVGVENSTEGVVTRSLDLFLHTPTHVVGEVSLLVRHNLLRVSNSLEGIEVVMAHPQALAQCQGWLSKHLPHAERRPVSSNAEGAKLATTNPAWAALASDRAATQFGLHIASHAIQDDAYNRTRFAIICLPQTLGTPPPSDNDCTGLIVSVPNQPGAVHDLLVPLKANGVSMTRFESRPARTGQWEYYFYIDIQGHPSQPHVAKALKELRSLCAFYKVLGTYPVVN from the coding sequence ATGACCAACTTACCATCCAACTTACCTGATTTGGCGGACCTTCGGGTTCAAATTGACGGCATCGATCGACAACTGCTTTCGCTCCTCAATCAACGGGCTTTGGTGGCTGAGCAGGTGGGTGAAGTCAAAAAAAGGGACGGTACGGCATTTTTCCGGCCTGATCGGGTGGCGCAAGTCATCGACAAAATTCAGACGGCCAACCCCGGGCCATTGAAGAACTCCCATGTCACCGCGATCTGGCGTGAAATCATGTCGGCCTGTCTAGCCCTTGAAGCACCACAACGCGTCGCGGTTCTCGGCCCTGTAGGGACCTTTTGTGAGCAAGCGGCTGTGGAGTTCTTTGGTGGCGCAGCGGACTTGATCTACTGCGCTAATTTTGATGAGGTCTTTCACGCGACCGCGGCCGGAAGCGCTCAGTATGGTGTTGTGGGTGTCGAAAACTCGACCGAAGGGGTCGTCACCCGTTCGCTCGATCTGTTTCTGCACACCCCTACCCATGTGGTGGGTGAAGTCAGCCTTTTGGTTCGACACAACCTCCTGCGTGTCAGTAATTCGCTGGAGGGCATTGAGGTGGTGATGGCACATCCTCAGGCCTTGGCGCAGTGTCAGGGCTGGTTGTCAAAGCACCTTCCGCATGCGGAGCGCCGTCCGGTGTCCAGCAACGCCGAAGGGGCCAAACTTGCAACGACCAATCCGGCGTGGGCGGCACTGGCCAGCGACCGGGCAGCGACGCAGTTCGGTTTGCACATAGCCTCCCATGCCATCCAAGACGATGCCTACAACCGCACGCGGTTTGCGATCATCTGCCTGCCTCAAACGCTGGGAACGCCACCGCCTTCTGACAATGACTGCACTGGACTGATCGTGTCAGTCCCAAATCAACCTGGCGCCGTTCATGATCTGTTGGTGCCTCTAAAGGCCAATGGGGTGTCTATGACTCGCTTTGAGTCACGCCCGGCACGAACAGGGCAGTGGGAATACTATTTCTACATTGATATTCAGGGACACCCGTCACAACCCCACGTTGCCAAGGCGCTCAAGGAATTGAGAAGTTTGTGTGCTTTCTACAAAGTGTTGGGTACCTACCCGGTTGTCAACTGA
- a CDS encoding tyrosine-type recombinase/integrase yields MTDIHALDLLSALQKVEERGAIETADRVLMLARQVWDYWLPTAVVQQRNITEGLKGRLTPYRGKNFAAILDPARMGGLMRAIKGYKGGLIVRTALQLTPLLYQRPGNLRMMKWAELDLDAALWTIPSMKMKRTKLEKEQGEAHIVPLPTQAVALLRNIQPLTGHGVYVFPGERSHDRPVSDNSVRSALYALGFGKEQSWHGFRASARTMLVDELNIDWQVIEANLAHATKDANGTSYNRTKYIKQRFVMIQQWADYLGKLAAGADVIQLKTT; encoded by the coding sequence ATGACCGACATTCACGCCTTGGATCTACTGTCAGCACTGCAAAAAGTGGAGGAACGTGGCGCGATTGAAACGGCAGATCGGGTATTGATGCTGGCGCGGCAGGTTTGGGACTACTGGCTACCCACGGCGGTAGTGCAGCAACGCAACATCACCGAAGGGCTTAAAGGCAGGTTGACACCCTACCGGGGTAAGAACTTTGCAGCCATCCTTGATCCGGCCCGCATGGGCGGTTTGATGCGTGCTATCAAGGGCTACAAAGGTGGGTTGATAGTGCGCACCGCTTTGCAGCTAACCCCATTGCTATACCAACGACCCGGCAACCTGCGCATGATGAAATGGGCAGAGCTGGATTTAGACGCGGCACTGTGGACGATCCCCAGCATGAAAATGAAACGCACCAAGCTGGAAAAGGAACAAGGCGAAGCCCACATCGTGCCGTTACCCACGCAGGCGGTGGCCTTGCTCCGCAACATCCAACCACTGACAGGTCACGGTGTTTATGTGTTCCCCGGTGAGCGCAGCCATGACCGGCCGGTGTCTGACAACTCTGTACGCAGTGCGCTCTATGCGCTGGGTTTTGGTAAAGAACAATCGTGGCACGGGTTCCGGGCAAGCGCACGCACGATGTTGGTGGATGAGCTGAATATTGACTGGCAGGTTATCGAGGCGAATCTAGCCCACGCCACGAAGGACGCAAACGGCACCAGTTATAACCGAACCAAGTACATCAAACAGCGGTTTGTAATGATCCAGCAATGGGCCGATTATTTGGGCAAGCTGGCAGCGGGCGCTGACGTGATTCAGCTAAAGACGACATAA
- the gyrA gene encoding DNA gyrase subunit A, with protein MTQFAKETLPISLEEEMRRSYLDYAMSVIVGRALPDARDGLKPVHRRVLFAMHELNNDWNRPYKKSARIVGDVIGKYHPHGDQSVYDTIVRMAQDFSMRHMLVDGQGNFGSVDGDNAAAMRYTEIRLAKIAHELLADLDKETVDFGPNYDGSEKEPLVMPARLPNLLINGSGGIAVGMATNIPPHNLNEVVDACLHLLRNPDASIDDLMEIVPAPDFPTAGVIYGISGVKDGYRTGRGKVVMRAKCHFEDIDRGQRQAIIVDELPYQVNKKTLQERMAELVHEKKIEGISHIQDESDKSGMRLVIELKRGEVPEVVLNNLYKQTQLQDTFGMNMVALINGQPKLCNLKDLVEVFLQHRREVVTRRTVFNLRKARERGHVLEGLAVALANIDDFIAIIRNAPTPPVAKVELMSKPWDSKLVHEMLTRTRADGGMVNADDYRPDGLEKSFGLGADGLYRLSDTQAQEILQMRLQRLTGLEQDKIVTEYKQVMDEIEDLLDILATPERVSTIIGEELTVIRTEFGQTKLGARRSLVEHSSFDLSTEDLITPTDMVVTLSHSGYIKSQPLSEYRSQKRGGRGKQATATKEDDWVDQLFIANTHDYILCFSNRGRLYWLKVWEVPQGSRGSRGRPIVNMFPLQEGEKINVVLPLTGDKRTFPADQFVFMGTSMGTVKKTPLNDFSNPRKVGIIAVNLDEGDYLIGAAITDGKHDVMLFSDGGKAVRFNEDEVTAHGRQSRGVKGMNLEEGQSVIAMLVAEDEAQSVLTATENGYGKRTNITEYTRHGRGTKGMIAIQQSERNGKVVAATLVHADDEIMLITDKGVLVRTRVSEIRELGRATQGVTLIGLDEGSKLSGLQRIVENDANPVLEESAADGEAPIEGADGDV; from the coding sequence ATGACACAGTTCGCCAAAGAAACCTTGCCCATTAGCCTAGAAGAGGAAATGCGACGCAGCTATCTTGATTACGCCATGAGTGTGATTGTGGGACGCGCATTGCCAGATGCCCGGGATGGTCTCAAGCCTGTTCATCGGCGAGTGCTGTTTGCGATGCACGAATTGAACAACGATTGGAATCGACCCTACAAGAAGTCCGCCCGTATCGTGGGTGACGTCATTGGTAAATACCACCCCCATGGTGACCAATCAGTTTACGACACCATTGTTCGAATGGCACAGGATTTCTCCATGCGGCACATGCTGGTGGATGGCCAGGGCAACTTCGGGTCGGTTGATGGTGATAATGCCGCGGCGATGCGATACACCGAAATTCGGTTGGCAAAAATTGCTCACGAGTTGCTTGCGGACCTGGACAAAGAGACAGTTGATTTCGGGCCAAACTACGATGGATCCGAAAAAGAACCATTGGTGATGCCCGCTCGGCTGCCCAACCTGCTGATCAATGGGTCCGGTGGTATTGCGGTGGGCATGGCCACCAACATTCCCCCGCACAATTTGAATGAGGTAGTCGATGCCTGCCTCCATTTGTTGCGAAATCCCGATGCGAGTATTGATGACTTGATGGAAATCGTCCCGGCGCCTGACTTCCCGACGGCCGGCGTCATTTACGGCATTTCTGGCGTTAAAGATGGCTATCGCACAGGCAGGGGAAAAGTGGTCATGCGAGCCAAGTGCCATTTTGAAGATATTGACCGCGGCCAGAGGCAGGCGATCATCGTGGATGAACTCCCTTATCAGGTCAACAAAAAGACGCTGCAAGAGCGGATGGCTGAGTTGGTGCACGAGAAAAAAATAGAAGGCATCAGCCACATCCAGGACGAGTCCGATAAGTCGGGTATGCGCCTTGTCATCGAATTAAAGCGCGGTGAAGTGCCTGAGGTTGTTCTGAATAATCTGTACAAACAGACGCAGCTGCAGGACACCTTTGGCATGAACATGGTGGCGTTGATTAATGGTCAACCCAAGCTGTGTAACTTGAAAGATCTGGTTGAGGTCTTTTTGCAGCACCGACGTGAGGTGGTCACGAGACGGACGGTTTTCAATCTGCGCAAAGCGCGCGAGCGTGGTCACGTTTTAGAGGGTCTTGCGGTTGCGTTGGCCAATATTGATGACTTCATTGCAATCATTCGCAACGCGCCCACCCCGCCAGTGGCCAAAGTGGAACTGATGAGCAAACCGTGGGATAGCAAGTTGGTGCACGAGATGTTGACGCGAACTCGTGCCGACGGCGGCATGGTGAATGCGGATGACTACCGCCCAGACGGACTTGAAAAGTCTTTCGGTCTGGGGGCTGACGGCTTGTACCGCCTGTCTGACACGCAAGCCCAGGAAATTTTGCAGATGCGCTTGCAGCGTCTGACGGGTCTGGAACAAGACAAAATTGTCACCGAATACAAGCAAGTCATGGACGAAATCGAGGACTTGCTCGACATCTTGGCCACGCCTGAGCGCGTTTCAACCATCATTGGTGAAGAACTCACCGTTATTCGTACTGAGTTTGGTCAAACTAAATTGGGCGCTCGCCGTAGTCTGGTTGAGCACAGCTCATTTGACTTGAGCACCGAGGATCTGATTACGCCGACGGATATGGTGGTAACGCTGTCGCACAGTGGCTACATCAAGAGTCAGCCTCTGAGTGAATACCGGTCGCAAAAACGGGGCGGGCGCGGTAAGCAGGCGACTGCCACTAAAGAAGACGACTGGGTGGATCAGTTGTTCATTGCGAATACGCACGATTACATTTTGTGCTTTAGCAATCGCGGGCGCCTGTACTGGCTCAAAGTTTGGGAAGTGCCACAGGGATCACGCGGTTCCCGCGGTCGGCCCATCGTCAATATGTTTCCCTTGCAGGAGGGCGAGAAGATCAATGTGGTCTTGCCGTTGACGGGCGACAAGCGCACCTTCCCGGCGGATCAGTTTGTCTTCATGGGAACCTCAATGGGGACCGTCAAGAAAACACCGCTGAACGACTTTAGTAATCCACGCAAGGTCGGCATCATTGCCGTCAATCTGGACGAGGGCGACTACCTGATTGGCGCAGCCATCACGGACGGAAAGCATGACGTGATGCTGTTCTCTGATGGCGGCAAAGCCGTGCGCTTTAACGAGGATGAGGTCACCGCTCACGGTCGCCAGTCCCGCGGCGTCAAAGGCATGAACCTCGAAGAAGGCCAGAGCGTCATCGCGATGCTGGTGGCGGAGGATGAGGCGCAGAGTGTCTTGACCGCAACTGAAAATGGCTACGGCAAACGCACCAACATCACCGAGTACACCCGCCACGGGCGAGGAACCAAAGGCATGATCGCGATCCAGCAAAGTGAGCGAAATGGAAAAGTCGTTGCGGCCACTCTGGTACATGCCGACGACGAAATCATGTTGATCACGGACAAAGGCGTGTTGGTGCGGACCCGGGTCAGCGAGATTCGCGAGTTGGGTCGTGCCACGCAAGGCGTGACGCTGATCGGGCTGGATGAAGGCTCCAAGCTCAGCGGCCTGCAGCGTATCGTAGAGAACGACGCCAATCCAGTGCTTGAGGAGAGCGCTGCTGACGGAGAAGCTCCTATTGAGGGTGCGGACGGCGACGTCTGA
- a CDS encoding HAD-IA family hydrolase, with protein sequence MSTENPIFGDVKAVLFDLDGTLIDSAPDLAAAVDKMRIDRGLPSMPLDHYRPMAGAGARGMIGLAFAIGPDHLDFPALREEFFINYANCMTQSTYAFEGVVELISSLQVQGLPWGVVTNKSSRFSEPLTAAMPLFNSAKTIICGDTTPYAKPHPEPLLEAARRMRIDPAQCMYVGDDERDIVAGLAAGMSTVAATYGYLGKSNDPSLWGAHAVINSPMGLLQLLK encoded by the coding sequence ATGAGCACCGAAAATCCCATATTTGGCGATGTAAAAGCCGTTCTATTTGACTTGGACGGCACCCTCATTGACAGCGCGCCGGATTTGGCCGCAGCCGTCGACAAAATGCGCATTGATCGAGGCCTCCCATCGATGCCACTTGATCACTATCGCCCCATGGCTGGTGCAGGTGCCCGTGGAATGATCGGTCTCGCGTTCGCGATTGGCCCCGATCATTTGGATTTTCCCGCGCTAAGAGAGGAATTTTTTATAAATTATGCCAACTGTATGACCCAATCCACCTACGCCTTTGAAGGCGTAGTTGAGCTGATTTCGAGCTTGCAGGTACAAGGATTGCCATGGGGCGTTGTCACCAACAAATCCTCACGATTCTCAGAGCCGTTAACCGCAGCGATGCCACTGTTCAATTCCGCAAAAACAATCATTTGTGGCGACACAACACCTTACGCCAAGCCCCATCCTGAGCCACTTCTGGAGGCGGCTCGCCGCATGAGGATAGACCCAGCGCAGTGCATGTATGTTGGAGACGATGAGCGGGACATCGTCGCAGGGCTGGCGGCGGGTATGTCGACTGTGGCCGCGACCTATGGATATTTGGGGAAATCTAACGATCCGAGCCTATGGGGAGCGCACGCCGTCATAAATTCGCCCATGGGCCTGTTGCAATTGCTGAAGTAG
- the ompA gene encoding outer membrane protein OmpA has translation MKKLNKLAMVIATAALATSAGAQSVDNWRSAAGDTWKNSTGLCWRDASWTPATAAVGCDGAIVAAPAAAPAPVTPKAAEPMAPKAAAPAPAAAPMPVAAAKVTYASDAFFDFDKAVLKPEGKAKLDDLVGKVKGINLEVIIAVGHTDATGADAYNQKLSVKRSEAVKAYLVSKGIEKNRVYTEGKGEAQPVADNKTRDGRSKNRRVEIEVVGTRN, from the coding sequence ATGAAGAAATTAAATAAATTGGCAATGGTGATTGCTACCGCAGCACTTGCAACATCCGCTGGCGCGCAATCTGTCGACAACTGGCGCAGTGCCGCTGGCGACACTTGGAAAAACAGTACCGGCCTGTGCTGGCGCGATGCTAGCTGGACTCCAGCTACCGCCGCTGTTGGTTGCGACGGTGCAATCGTTGCCGCCCCGGCTGCAGCCCCAGCCCCAGTGACTCCTAAAGCCGCTGAGCCCATGGCTCCAAAGGCCGCCGCTCCTGCGCCAGCAGCAGCGCCAATGCCAGTGGCAGCCGCAAAGGTTACTTACGCATCTGACGCGTTTTTTGACTTTGACAAAGCTGTTCTGAAGCCAGAAGGCAAAGCCAAGTTGGACGACTTGGTCGGCAAAGTCAAGGGCATCAATCTGGAAGTCATCATCGCTGTGGGTCACACCGACGCCACTGGCGCTGACGCTTACAACCAGAAGCTGTCGGTCAAGCGTTCAGAAGCTGTCAAGGCTTACTTGGTGTCCAAAGGCATCGAAAAGAACCGCGTTTACACCGAAGGCAAGGGTGAAGCTCAGCCAGTTGCTGACAACAAGACTCGTGACGGTCGCTCTAAGAACCGACGCGTTGAAATTGAAGTTGTCGGTACTCGCAACTAA
- the serC gene encoding 3-phosphoserine/phosphohydroxythreonine transaminase: MNRPFNFSAGPAVMPEEVLRQAAEEMLDWRGSGMSVMEMSHRGKEFISIYEQTEADLRELLAVPPEFKILFMQGGGLAENAIVPLNLSQGGAIDLVVTGSWSQKSLKEAGKYCAVHLAASNASTGYKNLPDPGSWQLNAEAAYVHICTNETIDGVEFHTLPDLKALGSKAPLVIDFSSHVASRPVDWTRVGLAFGGAQKNLGPAGLTLVVVREDLLGHALQACPSAFNYQMVADNQSMFNTPPTYAIYMAGLVFQWLKRQGGIAAVEARNIAKAKLLYSAIDGSQLYTNKVDPECRSRMNIPFYLRDESLNEAFLTGARAQGLLQLKGHKSVGGMRASLYNAMPVRGAQALVDYLREFEKKSA; the protein is encoded by the coding sequence ATGAATCGACCTTTTAACTTTTCCGCTGGCCCTGCTGTGATGCCCGAGGAGGTGTTGCGCCAAGCTGCGGAAGAGATGCTGGACTGGCGCGGCAGTGGCATGAGCGTGATGGAGATGAGCCACCGCGGCAAAGAGTTCATTTCCATTTATGAGCAGACTGAGGCTGACTTGCGGGAGTTGCTGGCCGTTCCGCCGGAGTTCAAAATTCTGTTCATGCAAGGTGGCGGGTTGGCGGAAAACGCCATTGTTCCGCTCAACTTATCGCAGGGCGGCGCTATTGATTTGGTCGTGACGGGCAGTTGGAGCCAAAAATCATTGAAAGAGGCCGGTAAGTACTGCGCGGTGCATTTGGCGGCCAGCAATGCTTCGACCGGATACAAAAACCTGCCTGATCCCGGTTCATGGCAGTTGAATGCCGAGGCTGCATATGTTCATATCTGCACCAATGAAACCATTGATGGTGTGGAGTTTCATACCTTGCCCGACTTGAAGGCGCTGGGCAGCAAGGCCCCTTTGGTCATCGATTTTTCGTCCCATGTTGCTTCGCGTCCCGTGGACTGGACCCGAGTCGGACTTGCGTTTGGTGGTGCCCAGAAAAATCTTGGGCCGGCCGGGCTGACGCTGGTGGTTGTGCGTGAAGATCTTCTGGGACATGCGCTCCAGGCGTGCCCGAGTGCCTTCAATTATCAGATGGTGGCCGACAACCAGTCGATGTTCAATACACCTCCTACCTACGCTATATACATGGCTGGGTTGGTGTTTCAATGGCTCAAGCGTCAGGGCGGCATCGCTGCCGTAGAAGCGCGCAATATCGCCAAAGCGAAATTGCTGTACAGCGCTATTGACGGGTCCCAGCTATACACCAACAAGGTGGATCCTGAGTGCCGCTCACGGATGAATATCCCTTTCTACTTGCGAGATGAAAGCCTGAATGAAGCGTTTTTGACCGGCGCCCGCGCACAAGGCTTGTTGCAATTGAAGGGGCATAAATCGGTAGGTGGCATGCGAGCCAGCCTTTACAACGCAATGCCGGTGAGGGGTGCTCAGGCTTTGGTCGACTACCTTAGGGAATTTGAGAAGAAAAGCGCTTGA
- the ubiG gene encoding bifunctional 2-polyprenyl-6-hydroxyphenol methylase/3-demethylubiquinol 3-O-methyltransferase UbiG, with translation MTSKLNADPAELAKFSDLAHRWWDKEGEFKPLHQINPLRLDWIRQTTQLNGKVVLDVGCGGGILADSMAHTGASVTGIDLAAKALRVAQLHALEAQTPTIQYQKISVEALAEQQPESFDVVTCMEMLEHVPDPSSVVHACAALVKPGGWVFFSTLNRSAKSFLFAVLGAEYVLNLLPKGTHEYAKMIRPSELAAYCRSAGLDLRDAKGMEHNPITQRYWLSADTSVNYLIATQKPMDSEK, from the coding sequence ATGACTTCAAAATTGAACGCTGATCCAGCCGAGTTGGCAAAATTCTCTGATTTGGCCCATCGCTGGTGGGATAAAGAGGGGGAATTCAAGCCGCTGCATCAGATCAACCCTCTCCGGCTCGACTGGATCCGCCAGACAACGCAACTGAACGGAAAGGTAGTCCTTGACGTTGGGTGTGGTGGCGGAATTCTGGCGGACTCTATGGCGCACACTGGCGCCAGCGTAACGGGAATTGACCTGGCAGCAAAAGCACTCAGAGTGGCCCAGTTGCATGCGCTCGAAGCTCAAACCCCCACCATTCAGTATCAGAAAATCAGTGTGGAGGCGTTGGCTGAGCAACAACCCGAGAGCTTTGATGTTGTGACTTGCATGGAAATGCTGGAACATGTTCCCGACCCATCATCGGTTGTTCACGCCTGTGCAGCATTGGTAAAGCCAGGCGGTTGGGTCTTTTTTTCAACATTGAACCGAAGCGCGAAGTCATTTTTGTTCGCCGTTCTAGGAGCGGAGTATGTGCTAAACCTGCTGCCCAAAGGTACTCACGAATATGCCAAAATGATTCGCCCAAGCGAGCTCGCGGCCTACTGCCGCTCAGCCGGGCTAGATCTAAGAGACGCTAAAGGAATGGAGCACAACCCCATCACCCAGCGCTATTGGCTTAGTGCGGACACGAGTGTCAACTATTTGATTGCAACCCAAAAGCCAATGGACTCGGAAAAATGA
- a CDS encoding AlpA family transcriptional regulator — translation MLILRLPDVKRVLGHRADASVYNAIRAGLFTTGVAIGQRAKGWPDYEAQAIATARVAGKTDADIRELVTALHAKRTELLSTEKGAQL, via the coding sequence ATGTTAATTTTGAGACTTCCAGACGTTAAGCGGGTATTGGGGCACCGGGCGGACGCAAGCGTTTACAACGCAATCCGCGCCGGGTTATTCACTACTGGGGTGGCCATCGGACAGCGTGCAAAAGGCTGGCCCGACTATGAGGCGCAAGCAATTGCAACTGCGCGGGTGGCAGGTAAAACTGATGCGGATATCCGCGAGCTGGTGACAGCACTCCACGCGAAGCGCACCGAACTTCTGAGCACGGAGAAAGGGGCGCAGCTATGA
- a CDS encoding Arm DNA-binding domain-containing protein: protein MLTDAQCRHAVCPSDKNRARFTDAGGLYLEVSPAGSKRWFWKTYFDGKEGRMAFGSYPDVSLTAARKARDAAKLQVQWHRPSASPQIGKTKDYTHWWRHIQGCSLGVVRQTGTSME from the coding sequence ATGCTGACCGATGCCCAATGCCGCCATGCTGTATGCCCCTCAGACAAAAACCGGGCGCGGTTTACCGATGCGGGGGGCTTGTACCTGGAAGTTAGCCCGGCAGGTTCAAAGCGTTGGTTTTGGAAAACCTACTTTGACGGCAAAGAGGGCCGCATGGCTTTTGGCAGTTACCCGGATGTTTCCCTGACAGCGGCAAGAAAAGCCCGTGACGCGGCCAAGCTACAAGTCCAATGGCACCGACCCAGTGCAAGCCCGCAAATTGGAAAAACTAAAGACTACACGCACTGGTGGCGACACATTCAAGGCTGTAGCCTTGGAGTGGTACGCCAAACAGGCACCTCAATGGAGTGA